A section of the Marmota flaviventris isolate mMarFla1 chromosome 19, mMarFla1.hap1, whole genome shotgun sequence genome encodes:
- the LOC114097026 gene encoding mucin-2-like — protein sequence MTGKRSGLGRCRHFFWLGVLFDTVGVAVLFTGVFADLLFYDMLLYLGSIIIFFSLLWWVSWYTGNIELASEDAVPKAARSRSGSVVESLRRSVSVRFSQTFESFSQTLELLRRRRRGRWPRLNLRSASQILVVPGSPEWGRKDPDWRLRMADVSQRDLGPLPEGDGSSEAAGSSGLTAAGRTHLERPVFPVESMELRPPFPSRSQPVISLVSTLQPCALPASKSEFVVSLTSGSQPPDALPLTSQPIAPVVAKSHPPVPVFSQGPVQVPVAAESHPLVPVASQSQDLPPSRQTQPLSVEDSESQTLTPQASEMPLSSTQSFQNVDLQTCSIEDFVIIYRSHQFSSTLVPISASQSSALMEISKKIVAQVFESLKLPQKLSQEFPDTMSSVPEAADLAAESRQSLWTRSTDLATESRQSLRTHSTDPATESQQSLRTRSTDLATESQQSLRTHSTDPATESQQSLPTDSNLALGAAKKSHPF from the coding sequence ATGACGGGGAAGCGGTCGGGCCTGGGCCGTTGCCGGCATTTCTTCTGGCTGGGCGTCCTCTTCGACACCGTGGGCGTGGCGGTGCTCTTCACGGGCGTCTTCGCCGACCTGCTCTTCTACGACATGCTGCTCTACCTGGGCtccatcatcatcttcttcagTCTCCTCTGGTGGGTCTCCTGGTACACCGGCAACATCGAACTGGCCTCCGAGGACGCCGTGCCCAAGGCCGCCCGATCCCGGTCGGGCTCCGTGGTGGAATCGTTACGCCGGAGCGTCAGCGTCCGCTTCTCCCAGACCTTCGAGAGCTTCTCCCAGACCCTGGAGCTGCTGCGGCGGCGCCGGAGGGGGCGCTGGCCCAGGTTGAATTTGAGGAGTGCCTCCCAGATCTTGGTGGTCCCCGGCTCGCCGGAATGGGGGAGGAAGGACCCAGACTGGAGGCTGCGCATGGCGGACGTTAGCCAAAGGGATTTGGGCCCCTTGCCTGAAGGTGACGGAAGTTCCGAGGCAGCTGGCTCCTCGGGGCTTACAGCTGCGGGGAGGACCCATCTGGAGCGGCCTGTGTTCCCTGTGGAATCCATGGAACTGCgccctccttttccctccaggAGCCAGCCTGTGATTTCCTTGGTCTCTACTCTTCAGCCTTGCGCCCTTCCTGCTTCCAAGAGCGAGTTTGTCGTTTCCTTGACCTCTGGAAGCCAGCCTCCAGATGCCCTCCCCTTGACGAGCCAGCCTATAGCCCCTGTGGTCGCCAAGAGCCATCCACCGGTGCCTGTGTTCTCTCAGGGCCCCGTCCAGGTCCCTGTGGCTGCTGAAAGCCACCCTCTGGTACCTGTGGCCTCTCAGAGCCAGGATCTCCCTCCGTCCCGTCAAACTCAGCCTCTCAGTGTTGAGGATTCTGAAAGCCAGACCCTGACACCCCAGGCCTCTGAAATGCCACTTTCGTCTACCCAGTCTTTTCAGAACGTGGACCTACAGACCTGTAGTATCGAGGACTTTGTGATCATTTATCGCTCCCACCAGTTCTCCAGCACGTTAGTCCCGATTTCTGCAAGTCAGTCTTCAGCTCTCATGGAGATTTCTAAGAAGATAGTGGCTCAGGTTTTTGAAAGTCTGAAACTACCCCAGAAACTATCTCAGGAGTTCCCTGACACTATGTCATCTGTCCCTGAGGCTGCAGATCTAGCCGCTGAGTCCAGGCAGTCTCTCTGGACTCGCAGCACAGATCTGGCCACGGAGTCCCGGCAGTCTCTCCGGACTCATAGCACAGATCCGGCCACGGAGTCCCAGCAGTCTCTCCGGACTCGCAGCACAGATCTGGCCACGGAGTCCCAGCAGTCTCTCCGGACTCATAGCACAGATCCAGCCACGGAGTCCCAGCAGTCTCTCCCCACTGACAGCAATTTAGCTCTGGGGGCAGCAAAGAAAAGTCACCCTTTTTAG